In Peromyscus maniculatus bairdii isolate BWxNUB_F1_BW_parent chromosome 21, HU_Pman_BW_mat_3.1, whole genome shotgun sequence, one DNA window encodes the following:
- the Klhdc3 gene encoding kelch domain-containing protein 3, which translates to MLRWTVHLEGGPRRVNHAAVAVGHRVYSFGGYCSGEDYETLRQIDVHIFNAVSLRWTKLPPVRPAIRGQAPVVPYMRYGHSTVLIDDTVFLWGGRNDTEGACNVLYAFDVNTHKWSTPRVSGTVPGARDGHSACVLGKIMYIFGGYEQLADCFSNDIHKLDTSTMTWTLVCTKGNPARWRDFHSATMLGNHMYVFGGRADRFGPFHSNNEIYCNRIRVFDTRTEAWLDCPHTPVLPEGRRSHSAFGYNGELYIFGGYNARLNRHFHDLWKFNPGSFTWKKIEPKGKGPCPRRRQCCCIVGDKIVLFGGTSPSPEEGLGDEFDLIDHSDLHILDFSPSLKTLCKLAVIQYNLDQSCLPHDIRWELNAMTTNSNISRPIVSSHG; encoded by the exons ATGTTACGGTGGACAGTGCATCTGGAGGGCGGGCCACGCAGGGTGAACCATGCTGCGGTGGCTGTCGGGCACAGAGTGTACTCCTTCGGGGGTTACTGCTCCGGGGAAGACTACGAGACGTTGCGACAGATAGATGTGCACATTTTCAATGCCG TGTCCTTGCGCTGGACAAAGCTGCCCCCAGTGAGGCCCGCCATCCGAGGGCAGGCTCCTGTCGTCCCCTATATGCGGTATGGCCACTCGACCGTCCTCATCGACGACACGGTCTTCCTTTGGGGTGGGCGCAATGACACTGAAGGGGCCTGCAACGTTCTCTACGCCTTTGATGTCA ATACTCACAAGTGGTCTACACCCCGAGTGTCAGGAACAGTTCCTGGGGCCCGGGATGGACATTCAGCTTGTGTCCTGGGCAAGATCATGTACATTTTTGGGGGATATGAGCAGCTG GCAGACTGCTTTTCCAATGACATTCACAAGCTGGACACCAGCACCATGACATGGACCCTTGTTTGCACAAAG GGCAACCCTGCGCGCTGGCGGGACTTCCATTCAGCCACAATGCTGGGCAATCACATGTATGTCTTTGGGGGCCGTGCTGACCGCTTTGGGCCATTTCATTCCAACAATGAGATTTACTGCAACCGAATCCGAGTCTTTGACACCAGAACTGAGGCCTGGCTCGACTGTCCGCACACTCCGGTGCTGCCTGAGGGCCGCAGGAGCCATTCAGCCT TCGGCTACAATGGGGAGCTGTACATCTTCGGTGGCTACAATGCGAGGCTGAACCGGCACTTCCACGACCTCTGGAAGTTTAATCCTG GGTCCTTCACCTGGAAGAAGATTGAGCCCAAGGGGAAAGGGCCGTGCCCTCGCCGGCGCCAGTGTTGCTGTATTGTTGGTGATAAGATCGTCCTCTTTGGGGGTACCAG cccctctcctgaggaagGCCTGGGAGATGAATTTGACCTCATAGATCATTCTGACTTGCACATCCTGGACTTTA GCCCTAGTCTGAAGACTCTGTGCAAACTGGCCGTGATTCAGTATAACCTGGACCAGTCCTGTTTGCCCCATGATATCAG GTGGGAGCTCAATGCCATGACTACCAACAGCAATATCAGCCGCCCCATTGTCTCCTCCCACGGATAG